A genomic region of Arachis hypogaea cultivar Tifrunner chromosome 5, arahy.Tifrunner.gnm2.J5K5, whole genome shotgun sequence contains the following coding sequences:
- the LOC112802443 gene encoding probable LRR receptor-like serine/threonine-protein kinase At1g05700 isoform X1, with the protein MWDGVNCSYAGSSSPRIIYLNLSSSGLTGNIASAISNLKSIGYLDLSNNSLTGSVPYFLSQLHSLKVLNLERNQLTGAVPMQLRENSNNGMFKTSASFGGNQGLCYSGSCSNSNKVVVPLVASLGGGFVILATTITSFFIFKRHRVASEMGNLRAYSRIKMELESNKQQFSYAEVQKITKNFKRVVGKGASGTVYHGYVGDTEVAVKMLSPSDSNSAQVYLQFQALFTR; encoded by the exons ATGTGGGATGGTGTTAATTGCAGCTATGCTGGTTCTTCTTCTCCAAGGATCATATACTT GAACTTATCTTCCAGTGGTTTAACTGGAAACATAGCATCAGCCATATCCAATTTGAAGTCAATAGGATATTT GGATTTATCAAACAACAGTTTGACAGGATCAGTGCCTTATTTCTTATCTCAACTTCATTCCTTGAAAGTTCT GAACCTGGAACGGAATCAACTAACAGGAGCAGTTCCAATGCAACTCAGAGAGAATTCAAATAATGGCATGTTCAAAACCAG tGCAAGTTTTGGAGGAAATCAAGGTCTTTGCTATTCAGGTTCATGCAGCAATAGTAATAAAGTTGTGGTCCCATTGGTGGCATCACTAGGTGGAGGTTTTGTGATTCTAGCAACAACAATCACTTCTTTCTTCATATTTAAAAGACATAGAG TAGCCTCTGAAATGGGGAATCTGAGAGCATATTCAAGAATAAAGATGGAGTTAGAGTCAAATAAACAGCAATTTAGCTATGCTGAAGTccaaaaaattaccaaaaattttaaaagggttGTGGGAAAAGGAGCATCTGGAACAGTGTATCATGGCTATGTAGGTGATACTGAAGTTGCTGTCAAAATGCTGTCTCCTTCAGACTCAAACTCAGCCCAAGTATATCTACAATTTCAAGCACTATTCACCCGGTGA
- the LOC112802443 gene encoding probable LRR receptor-like serine/threonine-protein kinase At1g05700 isoform X2 yields MWDGVNCSYAGSSSPRIIYLNLSSSGLTGNIASAISNLKSIGYLDLSNNSLTGSVPYFLSQLHSLKVLNLERNQLTGAVPMQLRENSNNGMFKTSASFGGNQGLCYSGSCSNSNKVVVPLVASLGGGFVILATTITSFFIFKRHRASEMGNLRAYSRIKMELESNKQQFSYAEVQKITKNFKRVVGKGASGTVYHGYVGDTEVAVKMLSPSDSNSAQVYLQFQALFTR; encoded by the exons ATGTGGGATGGTGTTAATTGCAGCTATGCTGGTTCTTCTTCTCCAAGGATCATATACTT GAACTTATCTTCCAGTGGTTTAACTGGAAACATAGCATCAGCCATATCCAATTTGAAGTCAATAGGATATTT GGATTTATCAAACAACAGTTTGACAGGATCAGTGCCTTATTTCTTATCTCAACTTCATTCCTTGAAAGTTCT GAACCTGGAACGGAATCAACTAACAGGAGCAGTTCCAATGCAACTCAGAGAGAATTCAAATAATGGCATGTTCAAAACCAG tGCAAGTTTTGGAGGAAATCAAGGTCTTTGCTATTCAGGTTCATGCAGCAATAGTAATAAAGTTGTGGTCCCATTGGTGGCATCACTAGGTGGAGGTTTTGTGATTCTAGCAACAACAATCACTTCTTTCTTCATATTTAAAAGACATAGAG CCTCTGAAATGGGGAATCTGAGAGCATATTCAAGAATAAAGATGGAGTTAGAGTCAAATAAACAGCAATTTAGCTATGCTGAAGTccaaaaaattaccaaaaattttaaaagggttGTGGGAAAAGGAGCATCTGGAACAGTGTATCATGGCTATGTAGGTGATACTGAAGTTGCTGTCAAAATGCTGTCTCCTTCAGACTCAAACTCAGCCCAAGTATATCTACAATTTCAAGCACTATTCACCCGGTGA
- the LOC112803932 gene encoding uncharacterized protein At4g15970, whose protein sequence is MEVFHSIKDLVATRGSGYSNLLVRRPMQITVFCIGFAVLLMFLICNYPSPFRISTISNYFNGVSTKEKHESTLESILRNASMENNTVIITNLNDAWAEPGSIFDVFRESFRIGNETQRFLNHLVVINWDQKAQVRCQAVHPHCYQIESKSENATSKEAFFMTKDYLHIVWKKIEFLGLVLQLGYSFIFTDTDVMWLRNPFKHFQEDADFQTSCDYFTGNSSDMNNAPNTGFSYVKSNEKTIWLYKFWFNSSKLYPNLHDQDAFNMIKIHPNISSMNLKIRFLSTTYFGGFCRPSDDFNQVCTMHANCCVGLDNKVNDLKILLQDWKNYMALPQIEKQQSHRSWTVPQLCRTSFQRMHQRHNKR, encoded by the exons ATGGAAGTTTTTCACTCTATCAAAGACTTGGTTGCAACAAGAGGTAGTGGTTACAGTAATCTCCTAGTGCGTAGGCCCATGCAAATTACAGTGTTCTGTATTGGATTTGCTGTGTTGTTGATGTTCTTGATATGCAACTATCCTTCTCCCTTTAGAATTTCTACTATCTCAAACTACTTCAACGGTGTCTCAACAAAG GAGAAACATGAGTCGACGCTAGAGAGTATTCTAAGAAATGCATCGATGGAGAATAACACAGTTATCATCACAAACTTGAATGATGCATGGGCAGAACCAGGTTCAATATTTGATGTATTTCGAGAGAGTTTTCGAATTGGGAACGAGACACAACGATTCTTAAATCATTTGGTGGTAATTAATTGGGACCAAAAGGCACAGGTACGTTGCCAAGCCGTACACCCACATTGTTATCAAATTGAATCAAAGAGCGAGAATGCCACATCAAAGGAAGCATTTTTTATGACCAAAGACTACCTCCACATTGTGTGGAAAAAAATTGAGTTTCTTGGCCTTGTTCTTCAACTGGGCTACAGCTTTATCTTCACG GATACTGATGTAATGTGGCTAAGGAACCCCTTCAAACATTTTCAAGAAGATGCAGATTTCCAAACTTCTTGTGATTATTTCACTGGAAACTCCTCGGATATGAATAATGCTCCAAACACAGGGTTCAGCTATGTAAAATCCAATGAAAAAACCATTTGGCTCTACAAGTTTTGGTTCAACTCTAGCAAACTTTACCCAAACTTGCATGATCAAGATGCGTTTAACATGATCAAGATTCACCCTAACATTTCCAGCATGAATTTGAAGATTAGGTTCTTAAGCACAACATATTTTGGTGGGTTTTGCCGGCCCAGTGACGACTTTAACCAAGTTTGTACGATGCATGCCAATTGTTGTGTTGGATTGGACAACAAAGTCAATGATCTTAAGATCTTGCTTCAGGATTGGAAAAATTACATGGCACTGCCTCAGATTGAGAAACAACAATCACATCGTTCTTGGACTGTTCCTCAACTTTGCAG GACTTCCTTCCAACGAATGCATCAGAGGCACAATAAACGTTGA